The genomic stretch CGGGAATACGGTTATGATGCATCTTTTTGCCGGCGTAGATCCCAGGAATATTGCTGTGGCCCCCTTTATTCCCGTCTTTACCGGGATGCGGATTGAATCCAGTGCCATTCTTTTGCCAAGGCTGCCGATTACAGTTCCCCTTATTCTGCTGCCTTCGATATCCGGTTTTATCGGGGCCGATATTGTTGCCGGCATGCTGGCCACCGGCATCCGGGAGGGAGCAAAACCTTCCATGCTGATTGATATTGGTACCAACGGCGAACTTGTTCTCGGGAACCGTAGCCGTGTTGTTTCCTGTTCTACCGCTGCGGGACCGGCGTTTGAGGGAGCGACAATTTCCTGCGGGGTGGGAGGAATCCCGGGCGCAATTAACAGAGTTTATACTTCCCCGGAGGGTGAATTACGGCTTACAACCATAGCGGATGAAGATCCCCTCGGTATCTGCGGTTCTGGCATTATTGATCTTGCTGCCGTGCTTGTTACGGCCGGGGCGGTGGATGAGACCGGCAGGCTTCTGCCCCCTGAAGAACTGCCCCGGGAAATTCTTGAGGACTTGAGAAATCGAATAAGCGAAGAGGGATTTTTTATTGCCAGACACCGGGATGGGCATGATCTCTACTTTACGCCGAAGGATGTGCGCGAGGTCCAGCTGGCAAAGGCTGCTGTTGCCGCTGGTATTGAAGTTCTTTTGGATGAGTACGGAATACACGTCGAAGGTATCGACAGGGTCTACCTGGCCGGAGGCTTTGGCAGTTACATCAACATCGAAAGTGCTGTCGCCATTGGACTCCTGCCCGAGTCGCTTCTTGAGAATATTACAGCTGCGGGTAATACTGCCGGAGCAGGCGCGGCGCGTGTGCTGCTCTCCTTCAGGGATTTTCATCATATTCAGGATCTTGCTGACCAGGTAGAGTACCTTGAGCTTTCGGCAAGCATGAGTTTTCAGGAAAAGTTCGTGGAACAGATGTTCTTTTCCCGGGCCTGAAATCCTGCTATAGTGGTGCCTGTATATGAATTCCGGTATTAATGAACTTAATAAAGAACAGGCCCGGCGTCTGGCTGAAGTATATGCCAAAGCGACAGGATGCGGTTGTTCGGTAATTGATAATACAGGTGACACTCTTTTCGCGGGAGACAGCTGTCGGTTTTGTTCGGCATTGCAGCCTTTGCTTAAGGAACGCCTCAATTGCCGCCAGGTGCATCTCTGGGGCGGATACCAGGCTGAACGCTTCGGCGGTAAATATATCTACTTCTGTCCT from Marispirochaeta sp. encodes the following:
- a CDS encoding ASKHA domain-containing protein is translated as MNTVLLTLLREGIEEVRRVPRGGNLLESLQGFDDFDFDAPCGGKGTCGKCRVLVDGEVSPPEEHEKRFLSPLALEKGERLACMVTMEGDSLVTPLFTSSGAVIVSDHAVYEGAVDPPFRSITIDLAPSSLEDQRSDAERISSVLSDIPGISSPVLPLHLLARLPEELAETGNSVKIALLADTPWTVLSREAGEGYGIAVDIGTTTVVAYMVNLATGKTEQIVSGLNRQKSWGGDVISRVQAVNDSGCGPLQKAITNQLSRMLYRLVEEAGIPWEDLRGVSIAGNTVMMHLFAGVDPRNIAVAPFIPVFTGMRIESSAILLPRLPITVPLILLPSISGFIGADIVAGMLATGIREGAKPSMLIDIGTNGELVLGNRSRVVSCSTAAGPAFEGATISCGVGGIPGAINRVYTSPEGELRLTTIADEDPLGICGSGIIDLAAVLVTAGAVDETGRLLPPEELPREILEDLRNRISEEGFFIARHRDGHDLYFTPKDVREVQLAKAAVAAGIEVLLDEYGIHVEGIDRVYLAGGFGSYINIESAVAIGLLPESLLENITAAGNTAGAGAARVLLSFRDFHHIQDLADQVEYLELSASMSFQEKFVEQMFFSRA